A single region of the Paraburkholderia megapolitana genome encodes:
- a CDS encoding DUF1223 domain-containing protein, translating into MVFFSNGRWSGFALGRFARWCALAVACGAALASGVANAAAGQCLAHSPAHRVALVELYSSEGCSSCPPADNWLSQWKQGGAAQGVVPLALHVDYWNSLGWTDRFSQHRFTERQQTLTDVAGAHTIYTPEVFVAGRELRSWSSADSFADRVRQIVAQPASADVAVELKPRAGSPSGAFDLDAQFTSHAATADPLNAYVAVYENALTSQVRAGENSGATLHHERVVRQWIGPVPLAAGHAQIRHDVTLDAVDAGAPADRFGVVAFVENAATGDVLQAADLAACH; encoded by the coding sequence ATGGTCTTCTTTTCAAACGGTCGGTGGTCCGGTTTTGCGCTGGGGCGTTTTGCGCGCTGGTGCGCGCTCGCGGTGGCGTGCGGGGCGGCTCTCGCGAGCGGCGTGGCGAATGCGGCCGCCGGCCAGTGCCTCGCGCATAGTCCCGCGCATCGGGTCGCGCTCGTCGAGCTGTATAGCAGCGAAGGCTGCAGCAGCTGCCCGCCCGCCGACAACTGGCTCAGTCAATGGAAGCAGGGCGGTGCAGCGCAAGGTGTCGTGCCGCTCGCGCTGCATGTCGATTACTGGAACAGCCTCGGCTGGACCGACCGTTTCTCGCAGCATCGCTTCACCGAGCGGCAACAGACGCTGACCGACGTTGCCGGTGCGCACACGATCTACACGCCGGAAGTATTCGTCGCGGGTCGCGAGTTGCGTAGCTGGTCGAGTGCGGACAGTTTCGCGGACCGTGTCCGCCAGATCGTCGCGCAACCCGCATCCGCGGATGTGGCCGTGGAGCTTAAGCCGCGCGCAGGCAGCCCGTCAGGCGCCTTCGACCTCGATGCGCAATTCACTTCGCATGCCGCCACCGCAGATCCGCTGAACGCATACGTCGCGGTCTATGAAAACGCGCTGACGTCGCAGGTGCGCGCAGGCGAGAACAGCGGCGCGACGTTGCATCACGAGCGGGTCGTGCGGCAATGGATCGGTCCGGTGCCGCTAGCTGCAGGCCACGCGCAGATTCGCCACGACGTCACGCTCGACGCGGTCGATGCCGGCGCACCGGCCGACCGGTTCGGTGTCGTCGCGTTCGTCGAGAACGC
- the thiC gene encoding phosphomethylpyrimidine synthase ThiC, with the protein MNANPKFISADAHVDEAAVAPLPNSRKVYVSGSRPDIRVPMREISQADTPDSFGGEKNPPVYVYDTSGPYSDPDAKIDIRAGLPALRQAWIEERGDTEALTGLSSDFSRERAADTATADLRFQGLHRTPRRAIAGKNVSQMHYARKGIVTPEMEYIAIRENQRRAEYLESLKTSGPNGEKLAAMMGRQHPGQAFGASAFGPNGLTAITPEFVREEVARGRAIIPNNINHPESEPMIIGRNFLVKVNANIGNSAVTSSIGEEVDKMTWAIRWGGDTVMDLSTGKHIHETREWIIRNSPVPIGTVPIYQALEKVNGKAEDLTWEIFRDTLIEQAEQGVDYFTIHAGVRLQYVPLTAKRMTGIVSRGGSIMAKWCLAHHKESFLYEHFEDICEIMKAYDVAFSLGDGLRPGSIYDANDEAQLGELKTLGELTQIAWKHDVQTMIEGPGHVPMQLIKENMDLQLEWCDEAPFYTLGPLTTDIAPGYDHITSGIGAAMIGWFGTAMLCYVTPKEHLGLPNKDDVKTGIITYKLAAHAADLAKGHPGAQVRDNALSKARFEFRWEDQFNLGLDPDKAREFHDETLPKDSAKVAHFCSMCGPHFCSMKITQDVREFAAQQGVTDDEALKKGMEVKAIEFVRKGAEIYQRQ; encoded by the coding sequence ATGAACGCCAACCCAAAATTCATTTCCGCCGACGCACACGTCGACGAAGCCGCTGTCGCCCCGCTGCCCAATTCGCGCAAGGTCTACGTGAGCGGCTCGCGTCCGGACATCCGCGTGCCGATGCGCGAAATCTCGCAGGCCGATACGCCTGACAGCTTCGGCGGCGAAAAGAATCCGCCGGTCTATGTCTACGATACGTCGGGCCCCTACTCCGATCCGGATGCCAAGATCGACATTCGCGCGGGCCTGCCGGCACTGCGTCAGGCGTGGATCGAAGAACGCGGCGACACCGAAGCGCTGACAGGTCTGTCGAGTGACTTCAGCCGCGAACGCGCCGCCGATACCGCCACCGCCGATCTGCGCTTCCAGGGCCTGCACCGCACGCCGCGCCGTGCGATCGCCGGCAAGAACGTGTCGCAGATGCACTACGCGAGAAAGGGCATCGTCACGCCGGAAATGGAATACATCGCGATCCGCGAGAACCAGCGCCGCGCCGAGTATCTCGAGAGCCTCAAGACGAGCGGCCCGAACGGCGAAAAGCTCGCCGCGATGATGGGCCGCCAGCATCCGGGCCAGGCGTTCGGCGCGAGCGCATTCGGTCCTAACGGCCTCACCGCTATCACTCCGGAATTCGTCCGCGAAGAAGTCGCCCGTGGCCGCGCAATCATTCCGAACAACATCAATCACCCGGAAAGCGAACCGATGATCATCGGTCGCAACTTCCTCGTGAAGGTCAATGCGAACATCGGCAACTCGGCGGTGACGTCGTCGATCGGCGAGGAAGTCGACAAGATGACGTGGGCGATCCGCTGGGGCGGCGACACGGTGATGGATCTGTCCACCGGCAAGCACATTCACGAAACGCGCGAGTGGATCATCCGCAACAGCCCGGTGCCGATCGGCACGGTGCCGATCTATCAGGCGCTCGAAAAGGTGAACGGTAAAGCCGAAGACCTGACCTGGGAAATCTTCCGCGACACGCTGATCGAGCAGGCCGAACAAGGCGTCGACTACTTCACGATTCACGCGGGCGTGCGTCTGCAGTACGTGCCGCTCACGGCGAAGCGGATGACCGGCATCGTGTCGCGCGGCGGCTCGATCATGGCGAAGTGGTGCCTCGCGCATCACAAGGAAAGCTTCCTGTACGAGCACTTCGAAGACATCTGCGAAATCATGAAGGCATACGACGTCGCCTTCTCGCTCGGCGACGGTCTGCGTCCCGGCTCGATCTACGATGCCAACGACGAAGCTCAGCTCGGCGAACTGAAAACACTCGGCGAACTCACGCAGATCGCGTGGAAGCACGACGTGCAAACGATGATCGAAGGCCCGGGCCATGTGCCGATGCAGCTCATCAAGGAGAACATGGACCTGCAGCTCGAATGGTGCGACGAAGCGCCGTTCTACACGCTCGGACCGCTCACCACCGATATCGCGCCAGGCTACGACCACATCACGTCGGGCATCGGTGCAGCGATGATCGGCTGGTTCGGCACAGCGATGCTGTGCTACGTCACGCCGAAGGAACACCTCGGGCTGCCGAACAAGGACGACGTGAAGACCGGCATCATCACGTACAAGCTCGCGGCGCATGCGGCCGATCTCGCGAAGGGCCATCCGGGTGCGCAGGTGCGCGACAACGCGCTGTCGAAAGCGCGCTTCGAGTTCCGTTGGGAAGACCAGTTCAACCTCGGCCTCGATCCGGACAAGGCGCGCGAATTCCACGACGAAACGCTGCCCAAGGATTCGGCGAAGGTCGCGCATTTCTGCTCGATGTGCGGGCCGCACTTCTGCTCGATGAAGATCACGCAGGACGTGCGCGAGTTTGCAGCGCAGCAAGGCGTCACCGACGACGAAGCGCTGAAGAAGGGGATGGAAGTGAAGGCCATCGAGTTCGTCCGCAAGGGTGCGGAGATTTATCAGCGGCAATGA
- a CDS encoding dihydrofolate reductase family protein, translated as MAKLRFGMMASLDGYVSDVDGKFDWGQVSEEVHRFAEHEQTHEGITIYGRRMFETMAVWDVLAEDQTVSQFIRDFGVAWQHTDKIVVSRSLTEVTTTRTRLVHELSADDIRQIKAESPQDIGVAGPTLAASYLKQGLIDEVSVYCIPVVVGGGTRMFQNIDATIRLERIEQHAFGNGVTFMRYAVRR; from the coding sequence ATGGCCAAGCTCAGGTTCGGCATGATGGCTTCGCTCGACGGCTACGTCAGCGACGTCGACGGCAAGTTCGACTGGGGTCAGGTCAGCGAGGAAGTACACCGCTTTGCCGAACACGAGCAGACCCACGAAGGTATTACGATCTACGGTCGCCGGATGTTCGAGACGATGGCTGTATGGGACGTGCTTGCCGAAGACCAGACTGTCAGTCAGTTCATACGCGACTTCGGCGTCGCGTGGCAGCACACCGACAAGATCGTAGTCTCCCGCTCGCTCACCGAGGTCACGACGACGCGCACGCGCCTTGTCCACGAGTTGAGCGCGGACGACATCCGCCAGATCAAGGCGGAGTCGCCACAAGACATCGGCGTGGCCGGACCGACGCTCGCCGCGAGCTACCTCAAGCAAGGTTTGATCGACGAAGTGTCGGTGTATTGCATTCCTGTCGTCGTCGGTGGCGGAACACGGATGTTTCAGAACATCGACGCAACGATCCGGCTGGAGCGCATCGAGCAGCACGCATTCGGCAACGGCGTCACCTTCATGCGCTACGCGGTGCGAAGGTGA